In Rhinoderma darwinii isolate aRhiDar2 chromosome 9, aRhiDar2.hap1, whole genome shotgun sequence, the following are encoded in one genomic region:
- the HYDIN gene encoding hydrocephalus-inducing protein homolog, which produces MPSSLQSKAPRNPKLTRREEAAVTMTLTPSAFLREMSFSTEQRLANTTEMRPPRIIQMLDMSETTHQKFSSVDVEQALFQPFPSEIVFQNYIPCETYEVPLVLRNNDKVPRLVKVTQESSPYFQIISPNDVCHKVAPGMPATFHIRFTPEENKDYIHELVCITEREKFVVPIRAIGARAVLDFPDQLTFQVCPVKYNTQKTLLVRNIGNREARFQLLTQRPFCVEPVSGTLIVGTSMQVILEFQPLEVGDHKQELLIRYDTGEDVRVGLYGAAADMNVRLDKNSLTIEKTFLSLANQRTVTIYNRSDIIAHFQWKEFASQQEEERQKQRFCSDLLIEEEEESDRFLDECRADPSLRESLSLLSRTFHNRRKVAESDTMLFSDTVFDIEPVEGDVWPNSSVQVTVLFKPPAAKIFQRTIYCDITGRETRLPLRIRGEGLGPKLRFNFDELDIGKVFVGSTHNYEVVLTNRGAIDGIFSLAPRTSALGSCFTFTPSEGIILPDGHQAVQISLSCSVLGEFREEFHFIVDGAPDDVTLVVRGCVVGPTFHFSVPALHFGDVSFGFPQTLSCSLNNTSLVPMSFSLRVPGDGSADLSITSHHHILENRAASWRRPQNGGRRPCEFTITPSSGTIRSQGLLDIEVTLCSNSLKKYELALVVDVDGIGEEVLALPVTGRCLVPPLFVENNAITYNRCFLQFPYERTATLHNPSSLKGCYVFLPQESDSSSSILYDSPMPCGIIEEHSSVDVPIVLRTQRTGELSVKAGIAVYGSTQPPLEVHLLCTGEGPIVHVDPSQVDFGDIPVLTDVSRTIRLCNQSLISAPFQASMWESREAKEIPSSTPTYGSPAPSPLRTATGGIRLKLSISAA; this is translated from the exons ATGCCAAGCAGCCTCCAGAGCAAAGCTCCGCGCAACCCCAAACTGACCAGACGTGAAGAGGCCGCCGTCACG ATGACCCTGACCCCATCAGCATTTCTTCGGGAGATGTCCTTCTCGACAGAGCAGCGTTTGGCCAACACTACAGAGATGCGTCCGCCCAGGATCATTCAGATGCTGGATATGAGTGAGACCACCCATCAGAAG TTCTCCTCAGTGGACGTGGAACAAGCCCTTTTCCAGCCTTTCCCATCCGAAATTGTCTTCCAGAACTACATTCCCTGTGAGACTTATGAAGTGCCTCTCGTCCTAAGGAACAATGACAAG GTTCCTCGTCTGGTAAAGGTCACTCAGGAGAGTTCACCCTACTTTCAGATTATCAGCCCCAATGACGTGTGTCACAAAGTGGCCCCGGGCATGCCCGCAACCTTCCACATCCGCTTTACCCCTGAGGAGAATAAG GATTACATTCATGAATTGGTTTGCATTACTGAACGAGAGAAGTTTGTGGTCCCTATCCGAGCCATCGGAGCCCGTGCCGTGCTGGACTTTCCAGATCAGTTAACTTTCCAGGTCTGCCCTGTTAAATACAACACCCAGAAGACTCTCCTGGTGCGGAACATTGGGAATCGTGAAGCTCGATTTCAGCTTCTGACACAGAG GCCTTTCTGCGTGGAGCCGGTGTCTGGGACCCTTATTGTAGGAACCAGTATGCAGGTTATCCTGGAGTTCCAGCCTTTGGAGGTCGGAGATCACAAACAGGAGCTGTTGATCCGTTATGACACCG GTGAGGATGTTCGTGTCGGCCTATATGGAGCTGCTGCCGACATGAATGTGCGACTAGACAAAAATTCATTGACCATTGAAAAGACCTTCCTGTCCTTAGCCAATCAGAGGACAGTCACTATTTACAATCGCAGTGACATCATTGCGCACTTCCAGTGGAAAGAATTTGCTtctcagcaggaggaggagcggcaGAAGCAGAG ATTCTGCTCTGATCTGCTCattgaggaagaggaggagagcgACCGCTTCTTGGATGAATGTAGGGCAGATCCCAGTCTCCGTGAAAGTCTCTCGCTCCTCAGCCGCACCTTTCACAACCGCCGGAAAGTAGCGGAGAGCGACACCATGTTATTCTCAGATACAGTGTTTGACATAGAGCCCGTG GAGGGGGACGTCTGGCCGAACTCTTCTGTACAAGTTACCGTGCTCTTTAAACCCCCGGCTGCCAAGATATTCCAGCGGACAATCTACTGTGACATTACAG GCCGAGAAACAAGACTGCCCCTGCGGATCCGAGGAGAAGGTCTGGGGCCCAAACTCCGCTTCAACTTTGATGAGTTGGACATTGGGAAGGTGTTTGTGGGGTCCACACACAACTATGAG GTCGTCCTGACAAACCGAGGTGCCATTGATGGGATCTTCAGCCTGGCCCCTCGTACCTCGGCCCTGGGGTCCTGCTTCACTTTCACTCCTAGTGAGGGGATTATTCTACCTGATGGACACCAGGCAGTCCAGATCTCGCTTTCCTGCAGCGTCTTGGGAGAGTTCAGGGAGGAGTTCCACTTTATTGTGGACGGGGCCCCTGATGATGTTACATTAGTAGTAAG GGGCTGCGTCGTCGGTCCCACCTTCCACTTCAGCGTGCCCGCCCTACACTTTGGGGATGTGTCTTTTG GATTTCCACAAACTCTGTCATGTTCCCTCAATAACACGTCTCTGGTCCCCATGAGCTTCAGCCTGCGGGTCCCCGGAGATGGGAGCGCAGACCTGAGTATCACCAGTCACCATCACATCCTAGAGAACCGGGCAGCGTCATGGAGAAGACCACAGAACGGGGGCCGGAGACCTTGTGAATTCACCATCACTCCCTCCTCAGGAACCATCCGCTCCCAGGGCCTCCTGGACATAGAG GTGACCCTGTGCTCCAACAGCTTGAAGAAGTATGAGCTGGCCTTAGTGGTGGACGTGGACGGTATTGGAGAGGAGGTTTTGGCTTTACCAGTAACTGGCAG GTGTTTGGTGCCGCCATTGTTTGTGGAGAACAACGCCATTACCTATAACCGGTGCTTCCTGCAGTTCCCATATGAACGGACCGCGACTCTGCACAATCCCAGCAGCCTCAAGGGGTGTTACGTTTTCCTGCCACAG GAGTCAGATTCTTCCTCTAGTATCCTGTACGACAGCCCAATGCCATGCGGAATCATTGAAGAACATAGCAGCGTGGACGTGCCAATTGTGCTGAGAACCCAGAGGACCGGGGAGCTGAGTGTTAAGGCTGGCATTGCGGTGTATGGAAGCACTCAGCCCCCACTG GAAGTTCATTTGCTGTGCACCGGGGAGGGGCCCATCGTCCATGTAGATCCCAGTCAAGTGGATTTTGGTGACATCCCAGTTCTCACCGATGTTTCAAGAACAATCCGTCTGTGCAATCAATCCCTGATCTCGGCTCCCTTCCAGGCCAGCATG TGGGAGTCCAGAGAAGCAAAAGAAATCCCCTCATCCACCCCAACGTATGGATCCCCGGCTCCCAGTCCGCTGAGAACTGCAACTGGCGGTATCCGGCTGAAACTCAGCATCAGTGCTGCTTGA